The SAR202 cluster bacterium genomic interval GGCGTTACCTGCTGGCCCGAGGCCTCTTCCAGGGCGGTCCAGAGGTCCTGGGTGCGGGCATTGCCGTACTGGTGGGCAGAGAGATAGATGTGGATGCCCTGCTGGAAAGTGTCCTCGCCGAGATAGCGCTCCAACATTCGCAGGACGGCGCCGCCCTTGTTGTAGCTGATGCTGTCGAAGATTTCGCCGATTTCGGCGGGGTTGTTGACGGGGACTTCGATGGGGTGGGAGTTGGCGAGGCTGTCGAGGGCGAGGCCGCCGTTGGTCTCCTGGTAGACGAACTGCGTCCACATATCCCACCCTGGGAAGAGGGCATCGACGGCCTTGTTGCCCATCCATGAGGCGAAGCTCTCGTTGAGCCAGAGGGCGTCCCACCATTCCATCGTCACCAGGTCGCCGAACCACATGTGGGCCATTTCATGGGCCACGACCTCGGCGATGCGCTGCTGGGTGTTGGCAGCGGAGTTTTGGGGGTCGTAGAGGAGGGCGGTCTCGCGGTAGGTGACGGCGCCCCAGTTCTCCATGGCGCCGGCGGCGAAGTCCGGGACGGCGATGTGGTCGAGCTTTTCCAGGGGGTAAGGGATGCCGAAGTAGCCGTTATAGTAGTCGAGAAGGCGGACGGCGGTGTCCAGGGCGAAGCGGCCCTGCTCTTCCTTGCCCTTGGTGGCCCAGATGCGTACCAAGGTGCCGTTGGGGGCTTTCTTCTCGACGCGGGCCATGTCGCCTACTACAAAAGCCAGGAGATAGGTGGACATCTTGGGAGTCTCGTAGAAAGTAACGGACTTCATGCCGCCGGGGAGAGGCTTCTCGCGTTCTATGAAGGTGTTGGAGATGGCGGTGAGTTCCTGGGGGATATTGAGGGTGAGTTTGAAAGTGGCCTTGGCGGCGGGCTCATCCCAGCAGGGGAAGGCGCGGCGGGCGTCGGTGGCCTCGAACTGAGTGCAGGCCATACGGCCTTCGGAGCCGTCGGCGCGGGTGTAGAGGACGCGGTAGAAGCCGTGTAGCTGGTCGTTAAGGATGCCGGTGAATCGCATTTTGAGGGTGGCAGTGCCTTTGGGGAGGTCGCGTGGGAAGGTGAGGGTGGCGGTCTCGGAATGTTCATCTACGATAATGGACTGGGCTTTTACAGAGACGCCGTCCTTGCCCTTAACGGAGGCGCCGGCGATTTTCAGTTCAATGGCGTTGAGTTTGATTACGCTGGCGGGCTTATCGATGACGAGGTCTACAGATGCTTCGCCTTCGAAGGTGAAGTTGTCGAGGTTGGGGGTGAGGGCTAGGTTGTAGCGGAGTGGTCTGACGTCGGAGGGAAGGCGGTAGGTTGTGGGGGACTGCATGTGGTCTCCTTTAAGGTGGGGGCGGGGGCCTTAAAGGATAAGTTTACAATCGAGGGAT includes:
- a CDS encoding M1 family metallopeptidase; protein product: MQSPTTYRLPSDVRPLRYNLALTPNLDNFTFEGEASVDLVIDKPASVIKLNAIELKIAGASVKGKDGVSVKAQSIIVDEHSETATLTFPRDLPKGTATLKMRFTGILNDQLHGFYRVLYTRADGSEGRMACTQFEATDARRAFPCWDEPAAKATFKLTLNIPQELTAISNTFIEREKPLPGGMKSVTFYETPKMSTYLLAFVVGDMARVEKKAPNGTLVRIWATKGKEEQGRFALDTAVRLLDYYNGYFGIPYPLEKLDHIAVPDFAAGAMENWGAVTYRETALLYDPQNSAANTQQRIAEVVAHEMAHMWFGDLVTMEWWDALWLNESFASWMGNKAVDALFPGWDMWTQFVYQETNGGLALDSLANSHPIEVPVNNPAEIGEIFDSISYNKGGAVLRMLERYLGEDTFQQGIHIYLSAHQYGNARTQDLWTALEEASGQQVTPVMDSWIKQTGHPVLDTKVSRRSNQAKVDLSQKRFLYKNILGDDANGSLWQAPVSIAARGQGSAANTLLARKTDTISIKDIAAADWVKVNAGQTGFYRVNYTNAEWDRLRQAVESLQLPATDRLGLQNDAFALSRAGLLPASKFLDLARAYRQESHYSVWADLASNLREFEGLISEQPYLPQFEAFGRELFSDVVQRIGWDAGPNEEHLDQLLRSTVLLRAGAYGDKAVLREARRRFDDYLSLPSSLNPNLRDVVFALTAQQGDAATYDAMLGQYRAAQLHEEKLRFLRAMARFRQPNLIQRHLDLTLSSEVRVQDTVSIVVSIAANRRGQDPSWRFVKDNWAEFDRRYGAGGFALMRLVSITGGFNALDKADDVDNFFKSHPCAAAARTIKQSLERIKVNHAWLQKYGAEIALWFSK